Proteins found in one Fusarium oxysporum Fo47 chromosome V, complete sequence genomic segment:
- a CDS encoding uncharacterized protein (of unknown function-domain containing protein) codes for MVKKTGPSRKAAPSKQSSSSKQSSKKSSAPLETSSPALQSEEQQQRLLNIFSSAFNNVLTSDDFSRLLQEIKQALFNREFAAAFGREDYLEAYAARWSPTRALCYAAVFLSIKKHLDGILIAKEETKDTTNITKEGSVSYTKIAGSTQDDANDKPEGTELEIFQDLKLDSTSTRRNAALRMLSVGGCAAEHVAFASYLQTTATDGHLTLIDSGPWTTVISLLESSTVNPPPISKYASTARQAANHPLLENNQLSLDVVQRDVLDLDTDSLSAQCANGRVPIILTLLFTLNELYTTAGIGKTTKFLKNLGQWTAREATPRQLWVKRRRDILCNGFSTTHS; via the exons ATGGTCAAGAAAACGGGCCCCTCCAGAAAGGCTGCTCCTTCAAAGCAAAGTTCGAGTTCAAAGCAGAGCTCCAAGAAATCATCTGCCCCGCTAGAAACCTCTTCACCAGCTCTACAAagcgaagagcagcagcagcgtCTTCTCAATATCTTCTCGAGTGCTTTCAACAATGTTCTGACTTCAGATGATTTCTCAAGGTTGCTTCAGGAGATAAAGCAAGCTTTGTTTAATCGAGAATTTGCTGCCGCTTTCGGGAGAGAGGACTACCTCGAAGCCTATGCTGCTCGATGGAGCCCCACACGAGCATTATGCTATGCTGCCGTGTTTCTCAGTATCAAGAAGCACCTTGACGGGATTCTGATTGCTAAGGAAGAGACGAAGGATACCACAAATATCACCAAGGAGGGCTCAGTATCATATACAAAGATCGCCGGGTCAACCCAGGATGATGCAAATGACAAGCCTGAAGGGACTGAACTAGAAATCTTTCAGGATCTCAAACTTGACAGCACCTCTACTCGACGCAATGCCGCTCTTCGAATGTTGTCTGTAGGCGGCTGTGCAGCTGAGCACGTTGCCTTTGCCTCTTATCTCCAGACAACTGCTACAGATGGCCATCTAACTCTTATCGATTCGGGCCCATGGACAACGGtcatttctcttcttgaatcCAGCACCGTCAATCCTCCACCTATTTCAAAATATGCATCCACGGCACGCCAGGCAGCCAATCACCCACTGCTGGAAAATAATCAACTTTCACTGGACGTGGTGCAGCGAGATGTCCTGGATCTTGACACGGACTCTCTTTCAGCGCAATGTGCCAATGGCAGAGTACccatcatcttgactctTCTCTTCACACTCAATGAGCTGTACACAACAGCAGGTATCGGCAAGACGACGAAGTTTCTCAAGAATCTTGGGCAG TGGACAGCCCGGGAAGCTACTCCGAGGCAGCTTTGggtaaagagaagaagagatatccTATGCAATGGCTTCTCGACCACACACTCATAG
- a CDS encoding SacI homology domain-containing protein, whose translation MPSIARKLLICAAIDGLIIQPLSSKGQRPFQPVRLKYGDASISHVPREHVPDDSKPDSSFEAFGVIGMTLDGPALMTCIIAVSKLNYLVTITRRQQVAQICGHPIYVVTEVALTPCTSKASAEESIRRTSGHLSRQAQDSGDESDSSDEDVELPSRTSDEVEDAVVEDDDARPGSARSRVAEDVIRRRGSYGRFAQRWFSRSGWTLDQKRNMGLSNSSSVPENNAPATETSSEDAQEGLDKVVPNEPELLPKLLRTAHVLFGSSRSFYFSYDVDLTRSLGDGSIPPNSESPLHSQADEVFFWNRNLLKPFLSSGQDSLALPLIQGFVGQRTFVVDSQPPQSDDTGKDSVELSNLSSSKELPASPPVLSSRASIDLRSSERKYLITVISRRSTKRAGLRYLRRGIDQDGFVANMVETEQLLSTPTWDPSSKTYSFLQVRGSIPLFFTQSPYAFKPTPIRQHSEEANQAACRSHFESLSRNYGQLQIINLVEKHGVESIIGSAYETAIEEINKNASEDQKIPFEWFDFHAACRGMKFENVSMLLDQLRDKIESFGSTIQEDGKQLARQQGVFRTNCMDCLDRTNVCQSSFAKHMLEVQLKEEGFDMSVQSDQVTAWFNTLWADNGDAVSKQYASTAAMKGDYTRTRKRDYRGALNDLGLGLARYYSGMVNDYFSQAAIDFLLGNVTAKIFEEFESDMMTKDPAVSVIKMRELAVELCQKRVIADEKEEFHGGWVLLSPTTPDAIKSWPLEEVVLLLTDAALYSCRFDWKSDKVSSFERVELDSITGIKYGTYITSTISLSHIDEIRNAGFVVTYSPGKSDIRRTNTRTFSSRGEMTGKENATEQKDASIPASLANLLTSKSSSSSSPSVRRLVFKATNVDSSVAVVGNDGPKQTETQQVSTICGDIERLALERQVEHPGEERKRLIETGPIISLEEAKKNTGLLEQLGHSLKKMVWA comes from the exons CCACTCTCTTCCAAAGGCCAACGACCTTTTCAGCCAGTTCGACTCAAATATGGCGACGCGTCAATCTCTCATGTTCCGCGTGAACATGTCCCTGACGATTCTAAGCCAGATTCTTCGTTTGAAGCTTTTGGAGTGATTGGTATGACACTGGATGGCCCCGCGCTTATGACAT GCATTATTGCAGTCTCGAAGTTAAATTATCTTGTTACCATCACACGGCGCCAACAAGTCGCACAAATCTGTGGCCACCCCATCTATGTCGTTACCGAAGTCGCCCTTACACCATGCACATCCAAGGCCAGCGCTGAAGAATCAATACGGAGGACCTCAGGTCACCTATCACGCCAAGCACAAGACTCAGGGGACGAGAGTGATAGTAgcgatgaagatgttgaacTGCCCTCAAGAACGTCAGACGAAGTGGAAGACGCCGTCgttgaggacgacgatgcAAGACCTGGGTCGGCTAGAAGCCGCGTCGCTGAAGATGTCATTCGCAGGAGGGGCAGCTACGGGCGGTTTGCCCAACGTTGGTTCAGTCGAAGTGGCTGGACTCTAGATCAAAAGAGGAATATGGGCTTGAGCAATTCATCCAGCGTTCCAGAAAATAATGCTCCTGCGACTGAGACATCCTCAGAGGATGCGCAAGAGGGGCTCGATAAGGTCGTGCCCAATGAGCCCGAGTTATTGCCAAAACTTTTGCGAACCGCCCATGTTCTCTTTGGTTCATCGCGGAGTTTCTACTTCTCTTACGACGTCGACCTCACTCGCTCTCTCGGTGACGGATCCATACCCCCGAACAGCGAGAGCCCTCTCCACAGCCAGGCGGACGAGGTCTTCTTTTGGAACCGCAATCTCCTGAAACCTTTCCTATCAAGCGGGCAAGATTCTCTGGCATTGCCGTTGATTCAAGGATTTGTTGGACAGAGGACCTTCGTCGTCGATAGCCAGCCTCCCCAGAGCGATGACACGGGCAAAGATTCCGTCGAACTCTCTAATCTTTCATCTTCGAAAGAGCTGCCAGCCTCTCCTCCAGTGCTGAGTTCCAGGGCATCCATAGACCTTCGGTCTTCAGAGAGAAAGTATCTAATCACTGTGATATCGCGCCGGTCCACAAAACGAGCTGGCTTACGGTATCTGCGTCGTGGCATTGATCAGGATGGTTTTGTTGCGAACATGGTTGAAACTGAACAGCTTCTTTCCACGCCAACGTGGGACCCCTCTTCAAAGACATACTCCTTTCTGCAGGTCAGGGGAAGTATTCCCCTATTCTTCACACAGTCGCCATATGCTTTCAAACCTACTCCTATTCGGCAACACTCTGAGGAGGCAAATCAAGCTGCCTGCCGCAGTCATTTCGAAAGTCTTTCCAGGAACTATGGCCAACTGCAGATAATCAATCTCGTCGAAAAACATGGGGTCGAGTCCATCATCGGCTCTGCATATGAGACAGCCATAGAAGAAATCAACAAGAATGCCAGCGAAGATCAAAAGATACCTTTTGAATGGTTTGATTTCCATGCTGCTTGTAGAGGCATGAAATTTGAGAATGTCAGCATGCTATTAGATCAGTTGAGGGACAAGATTGAGAGCTTTGGAAGCACTATTCAAGAGGACGGAAAGCAATTGGCTCGACAGCAAGGTGTCTTCCGAACCAACTGTATGGACTGCCTTGACCGAACCAACGTCTGCCAGAGCTCATTTGCAAAGCATATGCTGGAAGTTCAGCTTAAGGAGGAAGGCTTTGACATGAGTGTCCAGTCTGATCAAGTGACTGCTTGGTTCAACACCCTCTGGGCGGACAATGGCGACGCTGTGTCGAAACAGTACGCATCGACAGCAGCGATGAAGGGCGACTACACAAGAACACGGAAGAGAGATTATCGTGGTGCGTTGAACGATTTGGGTCTCGGTCTTGCTAGATACTATAGTGG CATGGTCAACGACTACTTCAGTCAAGCAGCCATTgatttcctcctcggcaaCGTAACAGCCAAAATCTTTGAAGAATTTGAGAGCGACATGATGACGAAGGATCCAGCGGTATCCGTCATCAAGATGAGAGAACTAGCCGTCGAACTATGCCAGAAGCGAGTTATAgccgatgagaaggaagagtTCCACGGCGGCTGGGTTCTCTTAAGTCCTACCACACCTGATGCTATCAAGTCCTGGCCACTCGAAGAGGTTGTTCTGTTGTTGACAGACGCAGCTCTCTATTCATGCCGTTTTGACTGGAAGTCTGACAAGGTATCCTCCTTTGAGCGTGTCGAGCTCGATAGCATCACAGGCATCAAGTACGGCACTTATATCACCTCCACCATCTCCCTTTCTCACATCGACGAGATTAGAAATGCCGGCTTTGTGGTGACATATAGCCCCGGCAAGAGTGACATTCGCCGTACCAACACGCGAACCTTTTCAAGTCGCGGCGAGATGACAGGTAAGGAGAATGCTACCGAACAAAAGGATGCCAGCATTCCCGCCAGCCTAGCCAACTTGCTTACCAGCAagtcctcatcttcttcatcgccgaGCGTTCGCCGCCTCGTCTTTAAGGCGACAAATGTGGATTCCTCTGTCGCTGTTGTGGGCAATGATGGTCCGAAGCAGACAGAGACTCAGCAGGTTTCCACCATTTGCGGTGACATTGAGCGACTGGCGCTGGAGAGACAGGTGGAGCATCCGGGCGAAGAGAGGAAAAGGCTTATCGAGACCGGCCCCATCATTTCTCTagaggaggccaagaagaacacaGGACTGTTAGAACAGCTAGGACACTCACTCAAGAAGATGGTGTGGGCTTGA
- a CDS encoding Transketolase, thiamine diphosphate binding domain-containing protein, protein MGYGEIDQKAINTIRVLAADATAHSNSGHPGAPMGMAPVAHVLFNKFLNFNPKNPDWLNRDRFVLSNGHGCMLQYALLHLFGYDLSIDDLKAFRSVDSRTPGHPEAHDTPGVEVTTGPLGQGISNAVGLAIAQAHTGAVFNKDGFPLVNNYTYTFLGDGCLMEGVSSEASSLAGHLQLGNLIAIWDDNKITIDGDTAVAFTEDVPKRYEAYGWHVVKVDDGDHDLAGIEAAIKEAQSVTDKPTLIQLRTTIGFGSKNQGTHGVHGSPLKADDIKQLKEKWGFNPDESFAVPQEVYDFYGKRSSEGAAREQEWNQLFAKYKEQYPKEHADLVRRMSGDLPEGWEKSLPVYTPSDPAIASRKLSETVLSKVESVIPELFGGSADLTGSNLTRWKEAVDFQPKSTGLGDYSGRYVRYGVREHGMGAILNGLAAYGTILPYSGTFLNFVSYAAGSVRLSALSRVRTIWVATHDSIGLGEDGPTHQPIETLAHFRALPNCLVWRPADGNETSGAYYVCLTSKHSPSIIALSRQNLPQLEGSTIEKAAKGGYVLREVEGADITLVATGSEVSIAVDAAKYLQDNKGIKARIVSMPCFEAFDLQDKEYRLSVLPDGIPSLSIEVMSTMGWERYTHEQFGINRFGASGAYKDVYKKFEFTPEGIAKRAVATIDFWKDVPNIRSPINRAFQQII, encoded by the exons ATGGGTTACGGCGAGATTGATCAGAAggccatcaacaccatccgTGTCCTTGCG GCCGATGCGACCGCTCACAGCAACTCTGGACACCCTGGTGCTCCCAT GGGAATGGCCCCAGTTGCCCACGTCCTGTTcaacaagttcctcaacttcaaccccaAGAACCCCGACTGGTTAAACCGTGACCGCTTCGTCCTCTC CAACGGACACGGCTGCATGCTTCAGTATGCTCTCCTCCACCTTTTCGGCTACGATCTCAGCATCGATGACCTGAAGGCTTTCCGA TCCGTCGACAGCCGCACTCCCGGTCATCCCGAGGCTCACGACACTCCCGGTGTTGAGGTCACCACTGGCCCTCTCGGCCAGGGTATCTCAAACGCTGTTGGTCTGGCCATTGCCCAGGCTCATACCGGAGCTGTCTTCAACAAGGACGGTTTTCCTCTTGTCAACAACTACACTTACACTTTCCTCGGCGATGGCTGCTTGATGGAGGGTGTCTCCAGCGAGGCCTCCTCTCTGGCTGGTCACCTCCAGCTTGGCAACCTCATTGCCATCTGGGACGACAACAAGATCACCATTGACGGTGACACTGCTGTGGCTTTCACTGAGGATGTCCCTAAGCGATACGAGGCCTACGGCTGGCACGTCGTCAAGGTCGACGACGGTGACCACGATCTTGCCGGCATCGAGGCTGCCATTAAGGAGGCTCAATCCGTCACTGACAAGCCTACCCTTATTCAGCTCCGAACCACCATTGGTTTCGGTTCCAAGAACCAGGGCACCCACGGTGTCCACGGCTCTCCCCTCAAGGCCGACGAtatcaagcagctcaaggagaagtGGGGCTTCAACCCCGACGAGAGCTTCGCTGTTCCCCAGGAAGTCTATGACTTCTACGGCAAGCGATCTTCTGAGGGTGCCGCTCGCGAGCAGGAGTGGAACCAGCTCTTTGCCAAGTACAAGGAGCAGTACCCCAAGGAGCACGCCGACCTCGTCCGCCGCATGTCTGGCGATCTTCCCGAGGGCTGGGAGAAGAGCCTCCCCGTCTACACCCCCTCCGACCCCGCCATTGCCTCGCGGAAGCTCTCCGAGACCGTCCTCAGTAAGGTCGAGAGCGTCATTCCCGAGCTCTTCGGTGGTTCCGCCGATTTGACTGGCTCTAACCTGACCCGATGGAAGGAGGCTGTCGACTTCCAGCCCAAGTCCACTGGTCTCGGTGACTACTCTGGTCGATATGTCCGCTACGGTGTCCGTGAGCACGGCATGGGTGCCATCCTCAACGGTCTCGCTGCGTACGGCACCATCCTGCCCTACTCCGGTACCTTCTTGAACTTCGTCTCATACGCTGCCGGTTCCGTCCGTCTGTCTGCTCTCTCTCGCGTTCGCACCATCTGGGTTGCCACCCACGACTCTATTGGtcttggtgaggatggtCCTACTCACCAGCCTATTGAGACTCTTGCCCACTTCCGCGCTCTCCCCAACTGTCTTGTCTGGCGACCTGCCGACGGTAACGAGACCAGCGGTGCTTACTACGTCTGCTTGACCTCCAAGCACTCCCCTAGCATCATTGCTCTGTCTCGACAGAACCTTCCTCAACTCGAGGGCTCTACTATCGAGAAGGCCGCCAAGGGTGGTTATGTCCTGCGTGAAGTCGAGGGTGCCGACATCACCCTGGTTGCCACCGGTTCCGAGGTTTCCATTGCTGTCGATGCTGCCAAGTATCTCCAGGATAACAAGGGCATCAAGGCCCGTATCGTCTCCATGCCCTGCTTCGAGGCTTTCGATCTCCAGGACAAGGAGTATCGCCTGTCCGTCCTTCCCGACGGCATTCCTTCTCTGTCCATTGAAGTCATGAGCACCATGGGCTGGGAGCGTTACACTCACGAGCAGTTCGGTATCAACCGATTCGGTGCTTCTGGCGCCTACAAGGATGTCTACAAG AAGTTCGAGTTCACCCCTGAGGGCATTGCCAAGCGCGCCGTCGCCACCATCGACTTCTGGAAGGACGTCCCCAACATCCGATCCCCCATCAACCGTGCTTTCCAGCAGATCATCTAG